The following are from one region of the Microbacterium paraoxydans genome:
- a CDS encoding DNA polymerase III subunit gamma and tau, with the protein MTTALYRRYRPETFGEMIGQSQVTDPLMTALRGDRVGHAYLFSGPRGCGKTTSARILARCLNCAEGPTDTPCGTCPSCVELSRAGGGSLDVVEIDAASHNGVDDARDLRERATFAPSRDRFKIFILDEAHMVTPQGFNALLKLVEEPPPHVKFIFATTEPEKVLGTIRSRTHHYPFRLVPPAAMLEYVEKLCAEEGVIVEQGVLPLVVRAGGGSPRDTLSLLDQLIAGSDAPAGSETVTVGYARAVALLGYTHGALLDEIVDALAAGDAATAFPAIDRVVQTGQDPRRFVDDLLERLRDLIVIAAVGSGASAVLRGIAEDELDRMRRQAESFGAARLSRTADVVSAALDDMSGATSPRLHLELMVARVLAAAPGGSALSGSSASGALHPPATTHPPVIPPVSAPPSAAVPPEPETASAPETATPTASAATSSAPAPSASAPAPSAPAPAASAPAPAASAPAPAAEPEPSPEPAPAPAPKSSAAPSAPVTFDRVSDAWPAVLKRLEGISRTSWLLATAVQPLAYDGESEVLTLGFTSQHDVAKFKGTTPGSGPSDHLRTAIEQEVGVRVKYLPAPMPSGGAPRQPASSASSAPADTAPASEPASVRPSRPQTRAAAAPVTEWAVAPIPTTAAAAPAAPLAVDEEPEEVEAASAAPTPPTDGRIDRDEPPLPGDDDAPAFDEEPPYDPAYEPPAPYDRPPSPRATPAAAPQAAARTTPAAAPPVVVERTPAAGGVQRYGEAVIRQVLGATFLREEPYEPPTRFS; encoded by the coding sequence GTGACCACAGCCCTCTACCGCCGCTACCGACCCGAGACGTTCGGCGAGATGATCGGGCAGTCTCAGGTGACCGATCCGCTCATGACCGCGCTGCGCGGCGACCGTGTGGGTCACGCCTATCTGTTCTCCGGTCCTCGCGGCTGCGGCAAGACCACCTCGGCGCGGATCCTCGCCCGTTGCCTCAACTGCGCGGAAGGGCCGACCGACACCCCCTGCGGGACGTGCCCGAGCTGCGTCGAGCTGTCCAGGGCCGGTGGCGGATCGCTCGACGTCGTCGAGATCGACGCGGCGAGCCACAACGGCGTCGACGACGCCCGCGACCTCCGCGAGCGGGCGACCTTCGCCCCGAGCCGTGACCGCTTCAAGATCTTCATCCTCGACGAGGCACACATGGTCACCCCGCAGGGCTTCAACGCGCTGCTGAAGCTGGTGGAGGAGCCCCCGCCGCACGTCAAGTTCATCTTCGCCACGACGGAGCCCGAGAAGGTGCTGGGCACGATCCGCTCGCGCACGCATCACTACCCGTTCCGGCTGGTGCCGCCCGCCGCGATGCTCGAGTACGTCGAGAAGCTGTGTGCGGAAGAGGGCGTCATCGTCGAACAGGGTGTGCTGCCGCTCGTCGTCCGCGCCGGGGGAGGCTCTCCCCGCGACACGCTGTCGCTGCTGGATCAGCTGATCGCGGGATCGGATGCCCCGGCCGGCTCCGAGACTGTCACGGTCGGCTACGCGCGGGCGGTGGCGCTGCTCGGGTACACCCACGGGGCGCTCCTCGACGAGATCGTCGATGCGCTGGCCGCGGGCGACGCCGCGACCGCCTTCCCGGCCATCGACCGCGTGGTGCAGACCGGACAGGACCCGCGGCGCTTCGTCGACGACCTCCTGGAGCGCCTGCGCGACCTCATCGTCATCGCTGCCGTCGGCTCCGGCGCCTCCGCCGTGCTCCGCGGCATCGCCGAGGACGAGCTCGACCGGATGCGCCGCCAGGCCGAGTCCTTCGGCGCCGCGCGGCTCTCCCGCACGGCCGACGTGGTCAGCGCGGCGCTCGACGACATGTCCGGCGCCACGTCACCGCGACTTCACCTCGAGCTCATGGTCGCCCGTGTGCTCGCTGCCGCTCCCGGTGGCTCGGCCCTGTCCGGCTCCTCGGCGTCGGGCGCGCTGCACCCGCCGGCGACGACGCATCCGCCGGTGATCCCGCCGGTGTCCGCCCCGCCCTCGGCGGCTGTCCCGCCCGAGCCCGAGACCGCGTCGGCGCCCGAGACGGCGACGCCCACGGCATCGGCAGCGACCTCGTCCGCACCGGCCCCGTCCGCGTCCGCGCCGGCCCCGTCCGCTCCTGCGCCGGCGGCCTCCGCTCCTGCGCCGGCGGCCTCCGCTCCTGCGCCGGCCGCAGAGCCCGAGCCCTCCCCGGAACCTGCGCCCGCTCCGGCCCCAAAGTCGTCCGCCGCGCCGTCCGCCCCCGTCACGTTCGACCGTGTCAGCGACGCCTGGCCCGCCGTGCTGAAGCGCCTCGAAGGCATCAGCCGCACGTCCTGGCTGCTCGCCACCGCCGTGCAGCCGCTGGCCTACGACGGCGAGTCCGAGGTGCTGACCCTCGGATTCACGAGTCAGCACGACGTCGCGAAGTTCAAGGGGACCACGCCGGGCTCCGGACCGTCCGACCACCTCCGCACGGCCATCGAGCAGGAGGTCGGGGTGCGGGTCAAGTACCTGCCGGCCCCGATGCCGTCCGGCGGTGCGCCGCGGCAGCCCGCCTCCTCGGCGTCCAGCGCCCCGGCCGACACCGCTCCCGCATCGGAGCCTGCGTCAGTGCGTCCCTCCCGCCCGCAGACCCGCGCCGCCGCCGCCCCCGTGACGGAGTGGGCGGTCGCACCCATCCCGACGACAGCAGCCGCCGCGCCCGCCGCGCCCCTCGCCGTCGACGAGGAGCCGGAGGAGGTCGAGGCCGCCTCCGCCGCCCCGACCCCGCCGACCGACGGCAGGATCGATCGCGATGAGCCGCCGCTGCCCGGCGACGACGACGCTCCCGCGTTCGACGAGGAGCCGCCGTACGATCCGGCCTACGAGCCCCCGGCTCCGTACGACCGCCCTCCCTCCCCACGTGCGACTCCGGCGGCGGCCCCGCAGGCGGCCGCCCGTACGACCCCCGCGGCCGCTCCACCGGTCGTCGTCGAGCGCACCCCCGCCGCCGGCGGCGTGCAGCGCTACGGAGAGGCCGTGATCCGCCAGGTGCTCGGCGCGACGTTCCTTCGCGAAGAGCCCTACGAGCCCCCCACGAGGTTCTCCTGA